Below is a genomic region from Hevea brasiliensis isolate MT/VB/25A 57/8 chromosome 3, ASM3005281v1, whole genome shotgun sequence.
AAGAAAATTTCACGAACAAGATCCACATTCCACCATTTGAAATCCATAGGAATAAGGTCATTAACCCTAGCATCAATATGTAAAACCCGTGGAACTAGAGACTTTGTAGAGGGAGCCCTAAGTAATCAATTATGCTGCCACATTCTAATAGATGTCCCGTTGCCAACCCTCCAACAAAGTTTCCTTATCAAGAACTATCCAACCCTGAAGAATGCTGCACCAAATATAACTAGAATTAATTAAAGCGTATCTGAGCCTGTAAGAAAGAAGTCCAAGGAAGATACTTCGCCTTCAGAAGTCATACACAAAGTGAATTTGGTTGAGTAAGTAAAGGTCATTCTTGTTTAGCAAGTAAATAGAAAAGTGCATACGATGAAAACTCACTCCACCATCGCTCTTGGAGGAGCAAAGCTTTATCATAAGAAGGTTGGTGTAACTTGTTATCATTCCCCATATTACTCCACCAAAGCCTATAAATAAGACTCTGGATTTCTTCACAAAAAGTAGAGAGTAGAGTAAAATAACTCATTTTTATATGTAGGAATGGACAGAATAACTAATTTAacaagaatttatttatttgcatATGACAAGAATCGCTCCTTCTAACTCTTCACACATGGTCATTGATAAGGGAAAAAATGAATTTCTTGGATTTACCAATCATCACAGGCAAACCAAGATAATGAGACTCGTATTCCATTGTCTTCACCCCAAATAAAGTCTATATACAAGTCTACATTAGTGCAGAAACATTCTTACTGGGAGAGTTCAGATTTTTCACAGTTATACCAGGTTAATTAAAGCTAGAGAGAACTTCTTACATTATGTATGAGTGGCTATAGCAAATAAAACACTATTATTCACAAAAAAAGATAGAAAATCTCTGGACTAGACCTATAAACCTTTATAACATGTAGCCACGGACAAGGGAGCTTAGGGCGAGGAAGGGCTCTGGCCCCtgagatttaaaaattttttaaagggTATGATGatagttttttaaaaataaatattttattgggTAATTTACATATCAAGACTTAATATTTAGCGAAATATAAaacttaatttatatatattcaaaatcaaataaattagtTTCTCACTTTTTAAATTCCTATCATTTTAGCGAAATTAACAACTTAATTATTGTATTTTCAAAATCAAAGAAGACAGTCTCTCACCTTTTAAGTTTTTGTCTGCTGTGAAAACAATTTGACTGACAGACAGATTGAATACGGACATGTCAGATAGTGATATTGAGTGTATCAACCATGAGATTTGTGCTTCCTAACTTCTTAATTCAACAATTGTGAGAACCGATTACATTGAATGCAGTTTCACCTATAAATGTAATATGAATGTAAAAGATAACTAGAATTAAAAAGTAAGACTGTGTTGATTGCTGAATGAAATTACAATACATTTAAAAAGTAAAATACAacagtttaaaaattaaaaattacttgaaattaaaattgacAATAAATATAAAGAATAAATCGACTGTTGAAGTCTTAAATTGATTGGATTACTGCAGTCATTTGATTGTTATTGATTTGTTGATTGATTAAACTGATTGTTTGCTTGAGTTTTTAGGTGGTTAAGGTTTTTATGTTGTTGCTTATCTGATATTTATAGATCTCTTTGTAGATATCTGAAAATTTCTGAAAGACTATCTTCACATTCTGTGGGTGTTAACAGTTACCAGAGTGTTCTTATAACATCTTGAAACTGTTGATAACCTTCTTTACCTTAACTAACCCTAGATAACTACTATCAAGATATTTATCAATTAATTATCTTAGgacattaattaatcaaattaataaaataaaattaatttttagatttaaaattaattaataaataaataaattattttgatataaataattttatatttaaataattatatatatttaaacttaCATATATAATtagaataataaatatataaagtttaattaaaatattaaatttaaaaatattaatctcgttattatttaaatttcataTCATATTAGAGATTTGAGCAGCTAGTTGCAAGACGCCGTGAATATAGTAAAGATTCTGTCAGTGAAAGTGGGCCACGGAAATCGCGGGACCCATGTGAAGAGCATAGACGGAACAGAAGCCGATTTTTTTATCCTCGTCCTCGTGGAGAAGAGCAGAGATGGCTTCAAAATCCATCCGCCAATCATTATATCTGCCACTAAACCCACATtgtttaacaataataattatcttCTTAATCAACAGTTTTCACTAAATCTGAACCCTGGACCCTTTTATTTGTCAAAGTGGAAATCTGGCTTCTCTCATTGGCTGTGAACCGGGCCTAAGATCCCGACAAATCCCCGTTTCAACGGGACAACCTCTGCGTTTTGGAAGGATTATGTGTACACCATTTTCAGATTCTCTATTTTCTTCACCCCAGAAACTATGCTCCTGGTGGCGTAGTAGCTGGCTCCACCTCCAACACAACCACGGCCACCACCACCACTTGGGTTTGTTCCCAGATGAAGCTTATCTTGTCTTCTCATTGTTTCTTTTCTTAAcaaaagaaaggataaaaaatgGTGGGTTAGATTTGGAACGCCGACGTTGGGCCACACCAGCCGTAAAAAGGCTACATTTGTTTCCATAATGAGCCGGCGGCAAGTGGGGTGTTGATTGCGCTTGTGTTTCCTTTTGAAGCGTGCCAGTGCGAGAAATCTTTTGGCCTAGGGCCGTCATGGCTCGGCTCGAGCCAAATCTATTATATAAAGACACGTGTCCGCTTGCGCCGATTAAGTGAAAAATGATCATGATAATGGGCCTCCATTTTCAATGTTTGTTGGGTTGGGCGGCCCGCGATTGAGAAATCCTACTGCGTCTTTAAATCAGTGGGTGTTACTGCCACTTGGTATGGGGTCCTTAAGGGAAGAGTGAGTTGCACGTATGGTTAGAAAAGCGTGGAAATGGAATCTACGTATTGATTGGGGGACATGGACGGAGCTTTGATGGAGCCTCGATGAATTaacattttatttatatataaatatttaatttaattattaataaaaccaTTTTTATATGAATTAAAACTCTGTATATTGAGAGATGAATTAATtggaaacttaaattcatgaaattataaTTATCAAGTGGGTTTTGGATATGAGCTTCTTTCAAACCTTTTCTCATAAAGAATACGCTTTTGTGGAGTATAATATAAAAACAATGATAAATcatcaataaaatatttatatataattaagtaATTTATCTTATTCCtatttatatcaattatttgATACGATTTAattgtaaatattaaaaaatattattgaatataatagctatttattatttttttttataaatggtATTTAACATTTTAAGTTTGAATTTGATGGGTATATttacttaaaaaattatttaatgaatttgAAGTACTTAATTTTAGTACTTCTTAAACTTATATAAATGcacatttattataaattatggaaagtgtattttatatatatgtaacTGAAATGACACATATATTAGTTTTTCAATTTGAAATAATTTTGGTTCAATTCTATTGGAACCTTGGTATtatcaaattataataaaattttaaatagattTATTAAGCTCTATTTCGTAATATTAACTCAACTATTTTAATAATCGTTAACTATTAATTGATAGTGATTAACTGTTTATATAACTATTAAAGTATAAGTGTTCGATAAAAATAGCTattgaatttattattaaatataaaaatagtaataaaattttattaactatAATCAAAATGCTTCCTTAACCTTTAAAAGTTAGAAATGATAGCTTTTCATGAATAATTCTATCAATTTCTAAACACTAATATAAATACTATAttactaaataatataaataagagaaataatattttaactaTGGTCAAAATGCTAAATGAtactttaaaaattattactgtacacgatattaatttttaatataaaaagattaaaaagaataggatataaattatatatatatatattgaaaaagtTTTGAATCAAGTCAATTTTAATTTAGAATCGCTAATTTGAATCGATTGATTTGAGTTTAGAATTGTTGATTCGAACTAGTTGGATTTGAGCCGATTTCAATTTAAGTTTAGTGGTGGGACCCTTCCCCCCCATTCCAAGATGATTTAAGGCTCGGAACCATTGATTTAGTCGAATCTTAAGTTTAACCTGAGTCGATCCTGATTCGGTTCATGAACCAAACTGACCAGTGGCGGGTCTACTCACGGGATggcaattaaataaaatacactAAATTTTTGGTCATGTATGTTAGGCATTGTGTTTTGTTAATTTGCAGTATTAAACTCAtttgtaattttctttttaaaaaaatgcaACTAAATTGATCGGAATACAACTTTtcagtaaattaaaaaaaataataaaaaaattgaatttaaatgtgAACGATGGCATCATAAAATAGGAGCCGTTGAAGCAAGTTTTCTTGGGCTATAAAAAGGAAGGTCCATGGTTAGGTTCAGTCCCTAGTGATGAGAACAGAGTCTCTCTCTTAGATCTCTAGATTCGTTTTTCTAAGTTGTAACAGAGCAAAAACGAAGACCCAAAGGGAATCGAATCGGAAGTGGAATACAGGGGACTTGGGTTTGTTCTCTCCCTTTCAACTACCACTTTGGAAAGAAGAGAGCAGGGAGAGAGAGGAATTATAAagcaaatatatgtatatatatataaacactaCTGGATATTAATGTTGGCAGCAGTAGCAGCAGCAGTGGTCtctatatatgtataaatatattGGTTTGTTTTTGCGTATTTCTTGGTTTGCTTATCTCTTTTCCTGCTTTTGAGGGCTAGCCGTCTTTGGCGTTCTGCACTGCCTTTTGTCTGTAGAGATTGGTGGCGCATTGAATTACTTTAATTGAAGAGATCCATAGCTGGagattttttactttttttatgcTTCGTTGCTGTTTCAAGACATTTGTGGCTATCTCTGCAGAATCTTATAATTGAGAAATCTTAaatagtctctctctctctctctctctctctctctcgctctcgCCTCAACTGTACTTAATTGATAGCCAGCGTGCCTGTTTTCCATTCTGGAAACAAGGAAGAAAAAGTTGATAAATCAAAGCATAGCAAAGGACAGGCTTTGAAAACTTAGTCTGTCATTTGGGTCATAGACGGATCTGTGATCGGTTTCCTCAATCCTTTTACTCGAAAGAGACGTCTCAGAACGAGGTTGGTTTGATAGTGGCGTATTACGTTTCTCTTCTTTAATCTTGTTCGTGAAAATCATATTCAAACTCTGCTCTTTTTGTTTTCAACActgttcttttgtttttctttttggcATTTCTTTGAATTTTGTGGAGGTTAACTATTTATAAAGTTTATAAGGGGAGTCCTGTGATTTGCTTGgatcttgtgtatatgtgtgtttATATTTATACATATTGGCTTTCGTTTTCTGGGACTTTGCTTAGATTGTAGTTTTTGTCTCATTTACTGTCTTTTATATGTTTCAGATCCACCAGAATTTAGACGTTGCCTTTAGACAAGAAAAAAGGGTACAATGTTGCCTCAGAAGCAAGCAGAAGAAGCTATAGTCTCCAACGTCAGCGAGATGGAGCATGAGGgcaaagaggaagagaaagaagaacATTCCATGTTTAGCGTCAAGAGCTTTCTCTGGCATGGTGGTTCTGCCTGGGATGCTTGGTTCAGTTGTGCTTCCAATCAAGTACATACACAAAATACCCATTTTCCTTTTCTTGTTTGCTGGAGAAAGAGGGACTAATTCTCTGATTTGTGCTGCAGGTAGCGCAAGTACTGTTGACACTGCCTTACTCCTTCTCTCAACTGGGTTTGCTGTCAGGGATTTTGTTCCAAATATTCTATGGTCTTCTAGGAAGCTGGACTGCTTATCTTATCAGTGTGCTGTACATAGAGTATAGAAGCCGAAAGGAGAAAGAGAACGTTAACTTCAAGAACCATGTCATACAGGTATGCTTGTTCTTGCTTCTTCTCAAAACTACTCCCACCACTCATATCTAATCTTTAAGGCTAACAATATCTTAATTTGCACAGTGACGAAATTTATACCCCACTTTTGGTCTCCACCATACTAAAAAAAGTACACTATTTTTGGCTTACAGTGGTTTGAAGTTCTTGATGGGTTACTGGGTCCATATTGGAAGGCAGTAGGACTTGCCTTCAACTGTACTTTCCTCCTCTTTGGATCTGTCATTCAGCTAATTGCTTGTGCAAGGCAAGTCCATTTCTTCATTTTTTTAGTCTTTAACCAGTAAACATCGGATCTGGGCTTTGTTCCATTATTGTTTAAACTATTGTTTCCTTGACGATAACACAGTAACATATATTACATCAACGACCATTTGGACAAGAGGACATGGACATACATTTTTGGAGCTTGCTGTGCTACTACAGTTTTCATACCTTCCTTTCACAACTACcggatttggtcttttcttggccTTGGCATGACCACTTACACTGCCTGGTACCTCACCATAGCAGCACTTGTTCATGGCCAGGTAATAATCCACAAAATTAACACTTACACGCTTCCCTCCATGTTTAATTCTGGTATCTACTAGTCACACATTCTGACGATTTTCTGCCTGAAGGTTGAAGGAGTAACACACACGGGTCCAAAAAAACTGGTGCTTTACTTTACCGGAGCAACCAACATTCTGTATACCTTCGGTGGACACGCTGTTACAGTGTAATCTTTTACTTTTTAACCACAATAGTATTACTTTTCGTCTGTATCCTTTCATTTGTTTCTACACGGCTTCTGTTTGCAGCTTTTGCTGGTCTCCTTGGGGTTCGAGACCCACAGACAAAATCATGCAGATTATATTTTTTTGTTCGCCATCCATTTCTCTAGGTCTAGGATAATTGAACAGTGAAAATGGTCCTTCCAGCTTACCTCCAAAACTATAATATAGTCTTCTCTGTCTTTAACCAACAGCATGATTATTGATTCCTAATCATTGACTCAGTATCAGTATGATGATTCTCTAATCTCTAATGGTGTAATTAACTTAAACTAGAGAGAATCCAATGACATAAAGGTCAATGGAGTCATTTAATCAATGCAACTTTTACCCATTCCTGTGAAAACAGTGAATGATGGGGTGTTAATCTTTTTACAGGGAAATCATGCACGCTATGTGGAAGCCTCAAAAGTTCAAGTACATATATTTATTAGCTACAGTATACGTTTTTACATTAACAATTCCATCTGCTACCGCCGTCTACTGGGCTTTCGGCGATGAGCTACTTAACCACTCTAATGCCTTCTCACTTCTCCCCAAATCTGGATTCCGCGATGCTGCCGTTATCTTAATGCTTATTCACCAGGTCTGATTACTAGACAAATTGAACTCTTCATTGTAGTAATAATTTTGAATTGGAATCTGACACAGATGTAATATGGTGCAGTTCATAACATTTGGGTTCGCATGTACACCTCTGTACTTTGTGTGGGAGAAGGTGATAGGAATGCACGACACCAAGAGCATGTGCCTGAGGGCACTTGCGAGGCTGCCGGTGGTGATACCCATATGGTTTTTGGCCATCATTTTCCCATTTTTTGGTCCAATTAACTCTGCAGTCGGTGCTCTTCTGGTCAGCTTCACCGTCTACATCATCCCGTCTTTAGCCCATATGCTTACCTACAGAAAAGCCTCTGCCAGACAGGTAAAAAGGAACACTTCCATAGTCGACCCACTAGGCCACTATCTCTTAtcctttttacctttttttt
It encodes:
- the LOC110634799 gene encoding auxin transporter-like protein 2, whose protein sequence is MLPQKQAEEAIVSNVSEMEHEGKEEEKEEHSMFSVKSFLWHGGSAWDAWFSCASNQVAQVLLTLPYSFSQLGLLSGILFQIFYGLLGSWTAYLISVLYIEYRSRKEKENVNFKNHVIQWFEVLDGLLGPYWKAVGLAFNCTFLLFGSVIQLIACASNIYYINDHLDKRTWTYIFGACCATTVFIPSFHNYRIWSFLGLGMTTYTAWYLTIAALVHGQVEGVTHTGPKKLVLYFTGATNILYTFGGHAVTVEIMHAMWKPQKFKYIYLLATVYVFTLTIPSATAVYWAFGDELLNHSNAFSLLPKSGFRDAAVILMLIHQFITFGFACTPLYFVWEKVIGMHDTKSMCLRALARLPVVIPIWFLAIIFPFFGPINSAVGALLVSFTVYIIPSLAHMLTYRKASARQNAAEKPPFFLRSWAAMYILNTFVAVWVLVVGFGFGGWASMANFVKQVDTFGLFAKCYQCKPPLPPPTSNSTTTAATHHR